A single region of the Triticum dicoccoides isolate Atlit2015 ecotype Zavitan chromosome 2B, WEW_v2.0, whole genome shotgun sequence genome encodes:
- the LOC119365421 gene encoding uncharacterized protein LOC119365421 isoform X1, whose translation MAVPPGILEVRCAGCGETLEVEHGLTEFACPDCGMAQSLPPELMPPRPRRALPLPGRGAPYAAPAPPAAPARVTCGGCGSVLSVPHGPGRFACPLCGVELASFPIAAVPVVVSPTAVPISSPRPMNASEQVQQPSSQSARAGMVQKPIHSQQYKHFFGEESFNSFRAEPRTHIDAGRTLLIEPPNPSVHRDESHTEPVQGTLARPGKRTQIDAARTLQNELPNASIHREESHTEPVQGNIARSGKRTYRFVFGPKSWQEGNVQKEQPNQVVHASQAQVMPTESSVPTNQAVGRFPDDPIPIHSKQITEHVDVPSATEHGQMRSQHQVVHEEQAGENPIDTVHMEQEKGDSACKPSSENRKSAENTKGNHKRENSNLINVHASQAQVMPTESSVHINQADGGFPDDTIPKHGKQRTEHVAVPSAIEHEQVRSRHQVDHEQQEGENPSDRVHMEQEKADSVCKPSNKNIKSTENTIGNRKRKNKNLMNSSIERPQLRRSKRLSKGSSPDLIDVEPIQMLDASPHQNHSEAPQIESSIADQTLSPETGWALPNPDSSSSHEHEIPQKSFNGIDQLDGSDEEVHSSPSDGQNQYMDGQVAEAACSGKNHSEQVRLKPHSKNFAEHGRPINLAASCSRLAALLPVPASATLPTISSISSPEKLPPQCSSPITPHNQPRAVIYSQDAQCDDMLSGSLSKSSKKRKGRGPSVLVQPREEADRPVLTPSGTDNWSVHPPFPKKVATTISLLIKQNYPGTCISVDDEGRSCEVVVHYWHQCPPDVRATVLDEFLKRYKWAPGHEEECQKIFERKAVRQLVNLFCYEKQRVREELAAKKFKGSSVVGRANGELEKGDDREDSEERQGDGSVVSIDHDDPLNWKPFVPDWMQPAWWEMLCDHWAQDEFMKVSYQKRKNRNAGGHPSAAAGSQIIAMHEHPKDTTSWDAEEARDPLLGPHPVQEQLGSSKRERYHGTPVASKKAQTDSSSKSSPDFLSRQGQQPRFTQEQVQLMINQALQGLNETWEKKFLSLEQNMRSVPSARAVRVGAKRSAVAVARGKRCQISRQDTFDSAEGKEDQDDGEEQDDERWS comes from the exons ATGGCGGTGCCGCCGGGGATCCTCGAGGTGCGATGCGCGGGGTGCGGCGAGACCCTGGAGGTGGAGCATGGCCTCACGGAGTTCGCCTGCCCCGACTGCGGCATGGCCCAGTCGCTCCCGCCGGAGCTCATGCCGCCCCGCCCTCGCCGCGCGCTCCCGCTCCCCGGACGAGGCGCCCCCTACGCCGCGCCCGCCCCGCCCGCCGCGCCCGCTCGAGTCACGTGCGGAGGATGCGGATCCGTGCTCAGCGTGCCGCACGGCCCCGGGCGATTCGCCTGCCCGCTCTGCGGCGTCGAGCTCGCGTCCTTCCCCATCGCCGCAGTTCCGGTCGTGGTGTCGCCCACAGCCGTCCCAATCTCCTCCCCCCGGCCAATGAATGCCTCAGAG CAGGTGCAGCAGCCTTCGAGTCAATCAGCTCGTGCAGGAATGGTTCAAAAACCCATTCATTCACAACAATACAAGCATTTTTTTGGAGAGGAGTCCTTCAATTCATTTCGAGCTGAACCAAGAACACATATTGATGCAGGAAGGACGCTACTAATTGAGCCTCCTAATCCTTCAGTCCATAGGGATGAGTCACATACTGAACCTGTCCAAGGAACTCTTGCCAGGCCTGGCAAGAGGACACAAATTGATGCAGCAAGGACACTACAAAATGAGCTTCCTAATGCTTCAATCCACagggaggagtcacatactgaacCTGTCCAAGGAAATATTGCCAGGTCAGGCAAGAGGACATATAGATTTGTATTTGGTCCAAAATCATGGCAAGAAGGAAATGTCCAGAAAGAGCAGCCTAACCAGGTTGTCCATGCATCACAGGCTCAAGTTATGCCCACAGAGTCTTCAGTTCCTACAAACCAGGCAGTAGGAAGGTTTCCTGATGACCCAATTCCGATTCACAGCAAGCAGATAACTGAACATGTGGATGTCCCTAGTGCTACCGAGCATGGGCAGATGCGTTCTCAGCATCAAGTTGTCCATGAAGAGCAGGCAGGTGAAAATCCTATTGACACAGTCCACATGGAGCAGGAAAAGGGGGACTCTGCTTGCAAGCCATCAAGCGAAAATAGGAAGAGCGCCGAAAATACTAAAGGAAATCATAAGAGGGAAAACAGTAATTTGATAAATGTCCACGCATCACAGGCACAAGTAATGCCCACTGAGTCTTCGGTTCATATAAACCAGGCAGACGGAGGGTTTCCTGATGACACAATTCCAAAGCACGGCAAGCAGAGAACTGAACATGTGGCTGTCCCTAGTGCTATCGAGCATGAGCAGGTACGTTCTCGGCATCAAGTTGACCATGAGCAGCAGGAAGGTGAAAATCCTAGTGACAGAGTCCACATGGAGCAGGAAAAGGCGGACTCTGTCTGCAAGCCATCAAACAAAAATATAAAGAGCACCGAAAATACCATAGGAAATCGTAAGAGGAAAAACAAGAATTTGATGAATTCTTCTATTGAGCGGCCTCAGCTTAGGCGCAGTAAACGCCTGTCAAAGGGATCATCACCAGACCTTATTGATGTTGAGCCTATCCAGATGTTAGATGCTTCCCCCCATCAAAATCATTCAGAAGCTCCACAGATTGAGAGTAGCATAGCTGATCAAACACTCTCTCCAGAGACTGGGTGGGCACTTCCTAATCCTGATTCTAGTTCATCGCATGAGCATGAGATTCCCCAAAAAAGCTTTAATGGGATTGACCAGCTTGATGGAAGTGATGAGGAAGTACATTCAAGTCCATCAGATGGTCAAAATCAGTATATGGATGGACAAGTGGCAGAAGCAGCTTGCAGTGGCAAGAACCACTCGGAGCAGGTGCGACTCAAGCCTCACAGCAAGAATTTTGCAGAGCATGGCAGGCCGATAAACTTGGCTGCTTCATGCAGCCGCCTTGCTGCCTTGTTGCCTGTTCCAGCTTCCGCTACTTTGCCCACTATTTCCTCGATTTCTTCACCTGAAA AGCTACCACCTCAGTGCAGCAGTCCAATAACACCGCATAACCAACCACGAGCAGTTATATATTCCCAG GATGCACAGTGTGATGATATGCTATCAGGATCTCTTAGCAAGTCATCGAAAAAGCGCAAGGGGCGTGGCCCTTCAGTGCTAGTGCAACCACGCGAAGAAGCTGATAGGCCTGTGTTGACGCCCAGTGGTACAGA CAACTGGAGTGTCCACCCGCCATTTCCTAAGAAGGTAGCAACTACCATCTCCCTTCTTATCAAGCAGAACTATCCTGGGACCTGTATTTCAGTGGATGACGAGGGAAGATCCTGTGAGGTTGTGGTTCACTATTGGCACCAATGCCCTCCAGATGTAAGGGCTACCGTGTTGGATGAATTCCTT AAACGCTACAAGTGGGCCCCTGGCCACGAAGAGGAGTGCCAGAAGATCTTTGAGCGCAAAGCAGTTAGACAGTTAGTTAACCTCTTTTGCTATGAGAAGCAAAGGGTTAGAGAGGAGTTGGCAGCAAAGAAGTTCAAAGGATCTTCGGTGGTTGGTAGGGCCAATGGAGAATTAGAAAAGGGAGACGATAGAGAAGATTCAGAGGAACGACAGGGAGATGGGTCCGTTGTGTCGATCGACCATGATGATCCACTGAATTGGAAACCGTTTGTCCCTGATTGGATGCAACCAGCATGGTGGGAAATGTTGTGTGACCATTGGGCCCAAGACGAATTTATGAAGGTTTCTTACCAAAAGAGAAAGAATCGGAATGCAGGAGGCCACCCCTCTGCTGCTGCAGGCTCACAAATCATAGCAATGCATGAGCACCCTAAG GATACCACATCCTGGGATGCTGAGGAGGCCAGAGATCCTCTGCTTGGCCCCCATCCTGTGCAAGAGCAGTTGGGGAGCTCGAAGCGTGAGAGGTACCATGGTACTCCTGTTGCCAGCAAGAAGGCCCAGACTGATTCATCGTCAAAATCCTCCCCAGATTTCTTGAGCAGACAGGGACAACAGCCAAGATTCACACAGGAGCAGGTGCAGCTGATGATTAACCAAGCTCTGCAAGGactgaatgaaacttgggagaagaAGTTTCTGTCCTTGGAGCAAAACATGCGTAGCGTGCCCTCGGCACGTGCTGTTCGTGTT GGTGCTAAGAGATCAGCGGTGGCTGTTGCAAGGGGCAAGCGATGTCAAATTTCACGGCAG GACACATTTGATTCGGCGGAGGGAAAAGAAGATCAAGACGACGGCGAGGAGCAGGATGATGAGCGTTGGAGTTAG